From one Lysinibacillus sp. G4S2 genomic stretch:
- a CDS encoding IS3 family transposase, producing the protein MRECGNGEELLSYEELKHKIEVYIKYYHNRRIN; encoded by the coding sequence TTGCGAGAATGCGGCAATGGAGAAGAATTATTGTCATATGAAGAGTTAAAACACAAAATTGAGGTGTACATCAAATACTATCATAACAGACGTATTAATTAA
- a CDS encoding M15 family metallopeptidase yields MTLGDLSGNALNLGTAFDEISEKSATRYFEQYPEGNWEACVHRRLLYNCMTMVGFTNYSEEWWHYDFNNVSWARRIGAHEASYGAVKAVIQDNKVKEFRFL; encoded by the coding sequence TTGACACTGGGAGATTTGTCCGGAAATGCTTTGAATCTCGGAACAGCATTTGATGAAATTAGTGAAAAGTCTGCGACACGCTATTTTGAACAATATCCAGAGGGAAATTGGGAAGCTTGTGTTCATCGACGTCTTTTGTATAACTGTATGACAATGGTTGGGTTTACGAATTATTCAGAGGAATGGTGGCATTACGACTTTAATAATGTTTCATGGGCAAGACGTATAGGTGCACATGAAGCTAGTTATGGAGCAGTGAAAGCGGTTATCCAAGATAATAAAGTAAAGGAGTTTCGATTTTTATGA
- a CDS encoding M55 family metallopeptidase translates to MKVYISADIEGITGTTAWSETELNAPDYQFFQKQMTKEVEAAIEGAIRGGATEILLKDAHDSARNLDISNLPVNCKVIRGWTYDPMCMVAGLDKSFDRAIFIGYHSKGGSARNPLAHTLCVFADVKINGEYVSEFLINTYAAALHGVPVSFVSGDVGLTEEIQSINDNIITFATKEGIGNATISVSPQLTITETKRLVEDSMKVSREDLQVTLPERFVVEIIYRDHTRAYRNSFYPNATFKPHNTVEFETDDFYEVLRLLQFLT, encoded by the coding sequence ATGAAGGTCTATATTAGTGCAGATATTGAAGGAATTACAGGTACAACAGCTTGGAGTGAAACGGAGCTAAATGCGCCAGATTATCAATTTTTCCAAAAGCAAATGACAAAGGAAGTAGAAGCAGCTATAGAGGGGGCTATTCGTGGTGGGGCAACCGAAATTTTACTAAAAGATGCCCATGATTCAGCACGTAATCTTGATATTTCTAATTTGCCAGTAAACTGCAAGGTTATTCGAGGTTGGACGTATGATCCGATGTGTATGGTTGCGGGGCTTGATAAGAGCTTTGATCGCGCCATTTTTATTGGCTATCACAGTAAAGGCGGAAGTGCAAGGAATCCTTTAGCACATACGCTTTGTGTTTTTGCTGATGTGAAAATTAATGGTGAGTATGTAAGTGAATTTTTGATTAATACGTACGCGGCTGCTTTACATGGTGTACCGGTGTCATTTGTAAGTGGGGACGTAGGGTTAACAGAGGAAATTCAATCTATTAATGACAACATCATCACCTTTGCTACAAAAGAAGGGATAGGAAATGCGACTATTAGCGTGAGTCCACAGCTGACGATTACGGAAACGAAACGACTTGTGGAGGACTCGATGAAGGTGTCACGTGAAGATTTACAAGTGACATTACCTGAGCGCTTTGTGGTGGAAATCATTTATCGGGATCATACACGGGCATATCGAAATTCATTCTATCCGAATGCTACGTTTAAGCCACATAATACAGTGGAATTCGAAACAGATGATTTTTATGAGGTGCTTCGACTTTTACAGTTCTTAACATAA
- a CDS encoding dipeptide epimerase, with translation MKIKHIVVGKAEAPLITPFKTALRTVHSICNIAVYVHTDDGQIGIGEAAPTAAITGETLGSISHAIEEYIKPAIIGMDIEEMTEIMARIDSSIYQNTSAKAAVDMAIYDLFAKHYQAPLYKLLGGYRKELVTDITISVNDTDEMVKDSIAAVQRGFHILKIKVGKDPVGDVARVVAIRDAVGHAITLRVDANQGWTPKQAVQIIRALEDAGANVELVEQPVHCHDLAGMQFVTAHTLTNILADESVFSAKDAYTIIEKRAADLINIKLMKTGGIYQAQKICHIAEANDIPCMIGCMLETKISVSAAAHFAASQKNITMVDLDGPSLCLKDPISGGPIFENDRIRMTDAVGIGFS, from the coding sequence ATGAAAATAAAACATATTGTCGTAGGGAAGGCGGAGGCACCACTTATAACACCGTTTAAAACAGCACTAAGAACAGTGCATAGCATTTGTAATATTGCTGTCTATGTTCACACGGATGATGGGCAAATAGGCATCGGTGAAGCAGCACCAACGGCAGCTATTACTGGTGAAACATTAGGGTCTATTTCGCACGCTATAGAAGAGTATATAAAGCCAGCCATTATCGGAATGGATATTGAGGAAATGACAGAGATTATGGCGCGAATCGACAGCAGTATTTATCAAAATACGAGTGCTAAAGCCGCTGTAGATATGGCGATTTATGATTTATTTGCGAAACACTATCAAGCACCTCTGTATAAATTATTAGGGGGATATCGCAAAGAATTAGTAACGGATATTACGATTAGTGTCAATGATACTGACGAAATGGTGAAGGATAGTATAGCAGCAGTGCAGCGGGGTTTTCATATTTTAAAAATCAAGGTTGGCAAAGATCCAGTAGGTGATGTGGCACGAGTTGTTGCCATTCGTGATGCAGTTGGACACGCCATAACTTTACGAGTTGATGCGAATCAGGGGTGGACACCGAAGCAAGCTGTACAAATTATTCGTGCACTTGAAGATGCAGGTGCAAATGTTGAATTGGTTGAGCAGCCTGTTCATTGTCATGATCTTGCGGGAATGCAATTCGTGACGGCCCATACTTTGACAAATATTTTGGCAGATGAAAGTGTTTTCTCAGCAAAAGACGCCTATACAATTATTGAAAAGCGAGCTGCGGATTTGATTAATATTAAACTCATGAAAACAGGGGGCATTTATCAAGCACAGAAAATTTGTCACATTGCAGAGGCAAACGACATACCATGCATGATTGGCTGTATGCTTGAGACGAAAATTAGCGTAAGTGCCGCTGCACATTTTGCCGCATCTCAGAAAAATATCACGATGGTAGATTTAGACGGACCAAGTTTATGTTTGAAAGATCCTATTTCAGGTGGTCCCATATTTGAAAATGATCGAATTAGGATGACGGATGCAGTTGGAATAGGATTTTCATAA
- a CDS encoding peptide ABC transporter substrate-binding protein produces MKKYWLLFACLVVMLCAACSDDSSNEKKSEYRVVYSGEIKTLNYLKTSETNEFAVAANLVDGLIEYDKYGVVQPGLAKEWSSNEDATVWTFKLRDDAKWVTHDGKEYADVVAQDFVDGLHYVLDAKNESSTAWIATVVKNGEAFYNGEMTDFTKVGIKAVDKHTVEYTLETPTPYFLSMLNYVCFFPVNGKFIEEKGDSFGTTRENFLYNGSFILDKFEPQNERVLVKNDKYWDKNNVLIDRIRYKYNKEAATVAPELFLRGEIDSASIPTSIIDEWFKDEKKKSQIRQTQNNFYTYFYALNFNPQFDAEYEPENWKKAVNNKDFRKSLFHAFDRESAMLTLEPYNPKDLLSNTITPKNFVNVEGVDYTQLAPFADISKNDSFNKEMASQYKEKAKKALEGKVTFPVKVLMPYNSGLPDWANRSQVVEQQIEKLLGVDYVDIIIEAGPSTGFLAEVRKPGKFALLEANWGPDYADPSTYTDPFTADGTYNKPELAEGYTEANGKSKYQNLVDEAKATIDIAKRYELFAKAEAFLIDEAFVIPYSVGGSGYVASKLNPFEAQYSPFGVTSEKFKGQRVLEKPMSNEEFKEALAKWEQERADALAKAAK; encoded by the coding sequence ATGAAAAAGTATTGGTTGCTTTTCGCGTGTCTTGTTGTAATGCTTTGTGCAGCATGTAGTGATGATTCTTCAAATGAAAAAAAATCAGAGTATCGCGTTGTTTATTCGGGGGAAATAAAAACGTTAAATTACTTAAAGACCTCTGAAACGAATGAGTTTGCTGTGGCAGCGAACTTAGTCGATGGATTAATTGAATATGATAAGTATGGTGTCGTGCAACCAGGTTTAGCCAAAGAATGGTCATCAAATGAAGATGCGACAGTTTGGACATTCAAGCTCCGTGACGACGCAAAATGGGTTACCCATGATGGTAAAGAGTATGCGGATGTTGTTGCCCAAGATTTTGTAGATGGCTTACATTATGTGCTTGATGCAAAAAATGAATCATCGACAGCTTGGATAGCTACTGTTGTCAAAAATGGGGAAGCCTTCTATAACGGTGAGATGACAGACTTTACGAAGGTAGGGATAAAGGCAGTAGATAAACATACAGTAGAATATACTTTAGAAACGCCTACACCTTATTTCCTTTCTATGTTGAATTATGTTTGTTTCTTCCCGGTTAACGGAAAGTTTATAGAAGAAAAAGGAGATAGCTTTGGTACAACTCGTGAAAATTTCCTATATAACGGATCCTTTATTTTAGATAAATTTGAACCGCAAAATGAGCGAGTACTTGTAAAAAATGATAAGTATTGGGATAAAAACAATGTACTGATTGATCGTATTCGCTATAAATACAATAAAGAAGCGGCTACAGTGGCACCGGAATTATTTTTACGAGGAGAAATTGATTCAGCTAGTATTCCAACTTCTATCATAGATGAGTGGTTTAAAGATGAGAAGAAAAAATCTCAAATTCGTCAAACACAAAACAACTTCTATACGTATTTCTATGCTTTAAACTTTAATCCGCAATTTGATGCAGAATACGAGCCTGAAAATTGGAAAAAAGCGGTCAACAATAAAGATTTCCGAAAATCGCTATTCCATGCATTCGATCGTGAATCTGCAATGCTAACTTTAGAGCCTTATAATCCAAAAGATTTGCTGAGCAACACGATTACTCCTAAAAACTTTGTGAATGTAGAGGGCGTTGACTATACGCAATTAGCGCCATTCGCTGACATTTCAAAAAATGACAGTTTTAACAAGGAGATGGCATCACAATATAAGGAAAAAGCGAAAAAAGCTCTAGAAGGAAAAGTAACTTTCCCAGTAAAAGTGTTAATGCCTTATAATTCTGGTTTGCCAGATTGGGCAAATCGTTCACAAGTGGTTGAACAGCAGATTGAAAAATTATTAGGTGTTGATTATGTAGACATTATCATTGAGGCCGGACCATCAACAGGCTTTTTAGCAGAGGTTCGTAAACCAGGTAAATTTGCGTTACTTGAAGCAAACTGGGGTCCAGACTATGCTGATCCTTCAACGTATACGGATCCATTCACTGCAGACGGTACTTATAATAAACCAGAGCTAGCTGAAGGTTATACAGAGGCAAATGGAAAATCAAAATATCAAAATTTAGTGGACGAAGCAAAGGCGACGATCGATATAGCAAAACGTTACGAACTGTTTGCCAAAGCGGAAGCCTTCTTAATTGATGAAGCATTTGTTATCCCTTATTCAGTAGGGGGTAGCGGCTATGTTGCTTCGAAATTAAATCCATTTGAGGCTCAATATTCTCCATTTGGTGTGACTTCCGAGAAATTTAAAGGTCAGCGAGTTTTAGAAAAACCGATGAGTAACGAGGAGTTTAAAGAAGCTTTAGCGAAGTGGGAGCAGGAACGTGCGGATGCGTTAGCTAAAGCAGCAAAATAA
- a CDS encoding ABC transporter permease: MLWYIGKRLLQSILTLFIIITIVFSLLRLMPEEGYLGAAADKMSPAQQEIYLTNLGLRDPLLVQLGNFYANLFQGDLGKSVTYRTDVPVVTIIADKIMYSLLFGLGAVALSLLIGVPLGIMMAQMKGRWLDRLGTGYIVVVVAVPAAVYYLVIQMYITEIFHLPMLFDEYNPITWILPLTSMALAPTASYAMWMRRYMVDELNKDYIKLARAKGVKERTLMFKHVLRNAFIPMAQYLPATILFTITGSIYIESLYSIPGMGGLLVDAIQRQDNTIVQGLVLVFSSLGIIGLILGDIAMALVDPRIKLGKGESVR; encoded by the coding sequence ATGCTGTGGTATATAGGAAAACGGTTATTACAATCAATTTTAACACTTTTTATTATTATCACGATTGTTTTTTCTTTATTACGTTTAATGCCAGAAGAAGGTTATTTAGGGGCAGCAGCGGATAAAATGTCACCTGCACAACAAGAGATCTATTTAACGAATTTAGGTTTACGTGATCCGTTGCTTGTACAATTGGGGAATTTTTACGCTAATCTGTTTCAAGGTGATTTAGGTAAATCCGTTACATATCGGACAGATGTACCAGTTGTCACGATTATTGCAGATAAGATTATGTATTCCTTGCTATTTGGTCTAGGTGCGGTTGCACTATCTCTTTTAATTGGGGTTCCGCTCGGAATAATGATGGCCCAGATGAAGGGACGCTGGCTGGACCGCTTAGGAACCGGCTATATAGTCGTTGTTGTTGCAGTGCCAGCTGCCGTTTACTATTTAGTCATTCAAATGTACATTACAGAAATTTTTCATTTACCAATGCTTTTTGATGAGTATAATCCCATTACTTGGATTTTACCACTAACTTCAATGGCGTTAGCACCGACTGCCTCCTATGCCATGTGGATGCGGCGTTACATGGTGGATGAACTAAACAAAGATTATATTAAGCTAGCACGAGCAAAAGGCGTTAAAGAGCGTACATTAATGTTTAAACATGTACTACGAAACGCTTTTATTCCGATGGCACAATATTTACCCGCAACTATTCTTTTTACCATTACAGGTTCCATCTACATTGAATCCTTATATTCCATTCCTGGGATGGGGGGCTTACTCGTAGATGCTATCCAGCGCCAGGATAATACGATTGTGCAAGGCTTAGTGCTTGTGTTCTCTTCACTTGGAATTATCGGACTCATTTTAGGTGATATAGCAATGGCCCTTGTTGATCCACGGATTAAATTGGGGAAAGGGGAGAGTGTACGTTAA
- a CDS encoding ABC transporter permease, with protein sequence MGMYSEEINNISNKSRETLFEFAEVDERQAEETAYSNYSYWRSTWKSFLKNRIAVFLLVGVLIIVTFTILQPYLPGQKSPTEIYIDEQTGLQARNIAPNAEFWFGTNSIGQDLWSRIWAGTRTSLFIGCVVALVEAIVGITIGTLWGFSRKLELPITQLYNVVDNIPTTIVLILMSYILRPSISTIIIAMCITGWVEMARFIRNQIVILRDREYNLASKCLGTPDYRIILKNLLPYLISVIMLRMSLAIPFAIGSEVFLTYIGLGLPISEPSLGNLINEGRVLMMSPDLRYQLIFPSIVLSVITIAFYIIGNSFADAADPKNHV encoded by the coding sequence ATGGGGATGTATTCAGAAGAAATTAACAATATTTCAAACAAATCACGTGAAACTTTGTTCGAATTTGCGGAAGTAGATGAACGTCAAGCTGAAGAAACAGCCTATTCTAATTACTCCTATTGGCGTTCCACATGGAAATCCTTTTTGAAAAATCGCATCGCTGTCTTTTTATTAGTTGGCGTGCTTATTATCGTAACCTTTACCATTTTACAACCTTATTTACCAGGGCAAAAATCACCTACTGAAATTTACATCGATGAGCAGACAGGTCTCCAAGCACGTAATATTGCTCCAAACGCTGAGTTTTGGTTTGGGACAAATTCCATTGGGCAGGATTTATGGTCCCGTATTTGGGCAGGGACAAGGACCTCGTTATTTATTGGCTGTGTCGTTGCTTTAGTAGAGGCTATCGTCGGTATTACGATCGGTACGCTTTGGGGCTTTTCCCGGAAATTAGAGTTACCTATCACGCAGCTTTACAACGTCGTTGATAACATACCGACGACTATCGTACTTATTTTAATGTCCTATATTTTGCGACCAAGTATTTCGACTATCATTATTGCCATGTGTATTACCGGCTGGGTAGAAATGGCAAGGTTTATACGCAATCAAATTGTAATTTTACGTGATCGTGAATATAACTTAGCCTCAAAATGTTTAGGAACACCTGATTATCGCATTATTTTAAAAAATCTATTACCCTATCTTATTTCGGTCATTATGTTACGAATGAGTCTGGCCATACCGTTTGCTATTGGCTCTGAAGTATTTTTAACTTACATCGGCTTAGGACTGCCGATTAGTGAACCGTCTTTAGGAAATTTAATCAATGAAGGACGCGTATTAATGATGTCTCCAGATTTACGATATCAGCTCATTTTTCCAAGTATTGTATTAAGTGTCATTACGATTGCATTTTATATTATAGGAAACTCATTTGCAGATGCAGCAGATCCGAAAAATCACGTTTAA
- a CDS encoding ABC transporter ATP-binding protein has product MTQTQTRILTIHNLVIKFTLRGRVLTAIRNISLDLYKGESLAIVGESGSGKSVLMKSIMGLLDKNGYIDQGEIIYNDRDLAQFKTEQEWLSIRGKEVAMVTQDPMTSLNPLKTIGKQIEECVILHQNLKGKAAFEETLKLLKDVGIHDVEKRYKQYPHEFSGGMRQRIVIAIALACKPKILICDEPTTALDVTIQAQILQLLKNLQEKYGLTTVYITHDLGVVAKVADRIAVMYAGDVIEIGKTHEIFFNGKHPYTWALISSLPQLGSKGEQLYSIKGTPPNLFQEIKGDAFAPRNQYALKIDFVERPPFFQVSDTHFARTWLLDPLAPKVEPPEALQAFFEEGRRYAHES; this is encoded by the coding sequence GTGACACAAACTCAAACACGTATTTTAACTATTCATAACCTAGTCATTAAATTTACACTTCGTGGCAGAGTGCTAACAGCCATTCGTAATATTTCCCTTGATTTGTACAAAGGTGAAAGTCTTGCAATCGTTGGTGAATCTGGCTCAGGAAAATCAGTGCTGATGAAATCAATCATGGGCTTACTTGATAAAAATGGCTACATTGATCAGGGGGAAATCATCTACAATGACCGGGATTTAGCACAGTTTAAAACCGAGCAGGAGTGGTTAAGTATTCGTGGAAAAGAAGTGGCCATGGTGACACAGGATCCAATGACATCATTAAATCCACTTAAAACGATTGGCAAGCAAATTGAGGAATGTGTTATTTTACATCAGAATTTAAAGGGCAAAGCAGCATTCGAAGAAACGTTGAAATTGTTAAAAGATGTTGGTATTCACGATGTGGAAAAGCGTTATAAACAATATCCTCACGAATTTTCAGGCGGCATGCGTCAACGAATTGTAATAGCCATTGCGCTAGCATGTAAGCCTAAGATCTTAATTTGTGATGAACCAACAACTGCATTAGACGTAACAATCCAAGCACAAATTTTGCAGCTTTTAAAAAATCTTCAAGAAAAATATGGACTAACAACCGTTTATATCACGCATGATTTAGGCGTTGTAGCGAAGGTTGCTGACCGTATTGCAGTCATGTATGCAGGTGATGTCATCGAAATAGGGAAGACGCATGAAATTTTCTTTAATGGCAAGCATCCCTATACATGGGCACTCATTTCTTCATTACCGCAACTAGGTTCAAAAGGGGAGCAGCTTTATTCTATTAAGGGTACTCCACCAAATCTTTTTCAAGAGATTAAAGGAGATGCTTTTGCACCTCGCAATCAATATGCGTTAAAGATTGATTTTGTGGAACGTCCGCCATTTTTTCAGGTGAGTGACACACATTTTGCTCGTACATGGCTATTAGATCCACTCGCTCCTAAAGTAGAGCCTCCTGAAGCGTTGCAAGCATTTTTCGAAGAAGGGAGACGATACGCGCATGAGTCATAA
- a CDS encoding ATP-binding cassette domain-containing protein, translating into MSHKEVLVEVKNLKVVFGKGKNKFIAIDDVSFDIFKGETFGLVGESGSGKTTIGRAIMRINEVTEGQILYHGKKVNGKISKAWDREITQKIQMIFQDPMASLNERAKVDYIISEGLINTKNFKNEADRQQKVRNALLNVGLLPEFSSRFPHEFSGGQRQRIGIARALVMEPEFIIADEPISALDVSIRAQVLNLLANLQERNDLTYLFIAHDLSVVRFITDRTAVIYKGKIVELAETEKLFSNPLHPYTRALLSAVPEPNPYKERDKVVEIYDPSQHRYDIQPPSFIEIDEGHFVLANEEELERYRTSLKMEVSK; encoded by the coding sequence ATGAGTCATAAAGAAGTGTTAGTCGAGGTGAAAAATTTAAAAGTTGTTTTTGGTAAAGGTAAAAATAAATTTATAGCGATTGATGATGTCAGCTTTGATATTTTCAAAGGTGAAACATTCGGCTTAGTCGGTGAATCAGGGTCAGGAAAAACAACGATTGGTCGAGCTATAATGCGAATCAATGAAGTGACTGAAGGACAAATACTGTATCACGGTAAGAAAGTAAATGGCAAAATCTCGAAAGCGTGGGATCGAGAAATTACACAGAAAATCCAAATGATTTTTCAAGATCCTATGGCATCTCTAAATGAACGTGCCAAGGTTGACTATATTATTTCTGAGGGGCTTATCAATACAAAAAATTTCAAAAACGAGGCGGATCGTCAACAGAAGGTACGTAATGCTTTATTAAATGTAGGCTTATTACCGGAGTTTTCTAGTCGTTTCCCGCATGAATTTTCAGGAGGACAGCGACAGCGTATCGGCATTGCACGAGCGTTAGTAATGGAACCAGAGTTTATTATTGCGGATGAACCGATTTCTGCATTAGATGTTTCCATTCGTGCGCAAGTATTAAATTTATTAGCAAACCTACAAGAGCGAAATGATTTAACCTATTTATTCATTGCACATGACTTATCTGTAGTCCGTTTTATTACTGACCGAACTGCTGTTATTTATAAAGGTAAAATTGTCGAGCTTGCAGAGACGGAAAAACTGTTTTCTAATCCCCTTCATCCATATACAAGGGCATTATTATCGGCAGTACCTGAACCGAATCCTTATAAGGAGCGTGATAAAGTCGTAGAAATCTATGATCCGTCACAGCACCGTTATGACATTCAGCCACCGTCATTTATCGAAATAGACGAAGGTCATTTTGTATTGGCCAATGAAGAGGAATTGGAAAGATACCGAACTTCACTAAAAATGGAGGTAAGCAAATGA
- a CDS encoding LD-carboxypeptidase, which produces MIRPKALKKGDTIGLISASGATPPEKFLPAIKSIEKLGFKVVAGETCRARHGYLAGSDELRASEVNEMFRDSNIDGIFCIRGGYGATKILPLLDFDMIKATPKVFAGYSDVTALHIAFNQKCGFVTYHTPMPSTEFIQPEMDYYTWNSFIQTVTATDRSDYRLENIPEHSMTTLSAGKARGQLIGGNLTLVTASLGTPYEIDTKGKILFLEDVDENEQRVDRMLTQLKLAGKLDEVAGILLGAWTNCGPENPERPENSHSLQTIFQEILVPLNKPILMDITCGHCLPTMSLPLGRTITMDTENQMIKVIE; this is translated from the coding sequence ATGATTCGTCCAAAGGCATTGAAAAAAGGTGACACAATTGGTCTTATAAGTGCTTCGGGTGCAACCCCACCTGAAAAATTTTTGCCTGCTATTAAAAGTATTGAAAAGCTAGGTTTTAAAGTTGTTGCAGGGGAAACTTGTCGAGCAAGGCATGGCTACTTAGCGGGCTCTGATGAACTACGTGCCTCTGAAGTGAATGAAATGTTTAGGGACTCAAATATTGACGGCATCTTCTGCATACGTGGAGGTTACGGAGCAACGAAAATTTTACCGCTTCTTGACTTCGATATGATCAAGGCAACCCCAAAAGTATTTGCTGGCTATAGCGATGTGACGGCTCTACATATCGCCTTTAACCAAAAATGTGGCTTTGTTACCTATCATACACCTATGCCTTCTACAGAATTTATTCAGCCGGAGATGGATTATTATACATGGAATTCCTTTATCCAAACTGTGACAGCAACAGACCGCAGTGACTACCGTCTTGAAAATATTCCTGAGCACTCAATGACAACTCTTAGCGCTGGAAAAGCAAGAGGGCAGCTTATTGGTGGGAACTTAACGCTAGTGACAGCATCTCTTGGGACACCTTATGAAATTGATACAAAGGGAAAAATATTGTTTTTAGAGGATGTAGACGAGAATGAGCAACGCGTTGATCGGATGCTTACTCAGCTAAAATTAGCAGGCAAACTAGATGAGGTGGCAGGTATATTATTAGGAGCTTGGACAAATTGTGGTCCTGAAAATCCCGAGCGTCCAGAGAATAGCCACTCACTGCAAACAATTTTTCAAGAAATATTAGTACCACTCAATAAACCTATCCTCATGGATATTACTTGCGGTCACTGTTTACCGACGATGTCACTGCCATTAGGTCGAACGATCACAATGGATACGGAGAATCAGATGATAAAAGTGATAGAGTAG
- a CDS encoding serine hydrolase, giving the protein MKQAIKQMLQETPFKVQMFVKDCKTEHFIISEKLDGIFSSASLIKVPILIAVLNYVESNNISLEQVIKIAPEEWVEFSVISEQRLEQSTIYELLVWMIITSDNTATNVLIDFLGISGLNQYFREIGLPHTTIQRKMMDFERLAKGIDNTTSARDMAQLFSRIYRRNLLSPAFSELTLNILSRQRVHESLKRYLVDDVKLAHKTGGLETVDHDVGIVYSSSGDYLIGVFVTEVTNNDYARQLIGRISKVAYDYLVKREGMIK; this is encoded by the coding sequence ATGAAGCAGGCAATCAAACAGATGCTACAAGAAACGCCCTTTAAAGTGCAAATGTTTGTGAAAGATTGTAAAACTGAGCATTTTATTATCAGTGAAAAGCTAGACGGCATATTTTCCAGTGCTAGCTTAATTAAGGTGCCTATACTCATAGCTGTTCTAAATTATGTAGAAAGTAACAATATATCCTTAGAGCAAGTGATTAAGATAGCACCAGAAGAATGGGTTGAATTTAGTGTTATTAGTGAGCAGCGCCTAGAGCAAAGCACCATCTATGAGCTTTTAGTATGGATGATTATTACGAGTGATAATACAGCAACTAATGTACTCATCGATTTTCTAGGAATAAGTGGACTCAATCAATATTTTCGTGAAATTGGGCTTCCGCATACAACAATCCAACGCAAGATGATGGATTTTGAAAGGCTTGCAAAAGGCATTGATAATACTACATCAGCACGTGATATGGCACAGCTATTTTCGCGGATTTATCGCAGAAACCTGTTATCACCAGCATTTAGTGAGCTTACGCTAAATATTTTAAGCCGTCAACGTGTACACGAATCATTAAAGCGTTATTTAGTAGATGATGTGAAACTTGCACATAAAACAGGTGGTCTTGAGACGGTAGATCATGATGTTGGGATTGTGTACAGTAGCTCTGGGGATTATCTCATTGGTGTTTTCGTAACAGAGGTTACGAATAATGATTATGCAAGGCAGCTAATTGGTCGTATTTCCAAGGTTGCTTATGATTATTTGGTGAAGCGGGAGGGGATGATAAAATGA
- a CDS encoding SH3 domain-containing C40 family peptidase yields the protein MNAIVTSMIANLHAKPDEASALVDEILYGMTVQIMAEIDESWVRVQTVYRYEGYCQKDNLIVDEIKTDTWLQEANHFINQSFADVLQLPQIQSVKMMTLVKGSLICSSAVEELDPEWATVQLVSGEIGYVRRQWLQEKIPENSLSEHQLRENVVRTALSYLATPYRWGGKSPLGIDCSGLCSMAYMLNGVYIYRDAKIVEGFPIKEISLELIQKGDLLYFPGHIALYIGDNLYVHSSLGGNEVTINSLDDQHQQYRKDLATTITAVGTLF from the coding sequence ATGAATGCCATTGTGACGTCAATGATTGCAAATTTACATGCAAAGCCAGATGAAGCCTCAGCATTAGTGGATGAGATACTATACGGAATGACGGTTCAAATCATGGCAGAAATTGATGAGAGCTGGGTACGTGTACAAACAGTTTATCGCTATGAAGGCTATTGCCAGAAGGATAACCTAATAGTTGATGAAATAAAAACGGATACTTGGCTACAAGAAGCAAACCATTTTATTAACCAAAGCTTCGCCGATGTTTTGCAGTTGCCTCAAATTCAAAGTGTGAAAATGATGACGCTCGTTAAAGGCTCACTCATCTGTTCTTCTGCTGTTGAAGAGCTAGATCCAGAATGGGCAACTGTGCAATTAGTGTCAGGTGAGATCGGCTATGTACGTAGGCAATGGTTACAAGAAAAAATACCAGAAAACAGCTTATCCGAGCACCAATTACGAGAAAATGTTGTCCGAACAGCGCTTAGCTATTTAGCAACACCCTATCGTTGGGGAGGGAAATCGCCGCTAGGTATTGATTGCTCAGGCCTTTGTTCAATGGCATATATGCTAAATGGGGTATATATTTATCGCGATGCCAAAATTGTTGAAGGTTTTCCTATCAAAGAAATATCACTAGAGCTCATACAAAAGGGAGACTTACTATACTTCCCAGGACATATTGCTTTATATATAGGGGATAACCTTTATGTACATTCTTCGCTTGGCGGGAATGAGGTTACTATTAATAGTCTAGACGACCAGCATCAGCAATATCGAAAAGATTTGGCAACAACAATAACCGCGGTAGGGACTCTATTTTAA